One window of Candidatus Fermentibacter sp. genomic DNA carries:
- a CDS encoding glycine--tRNA ligase: protein MAPSDDLMKKMVSLCKRLGFVFQSGEIYGGLQSAWDYGPLGVELKKNIESSWWESMVRRRADVVGVDTAIITHPDVWRASGHVENFHDPLVDCRKCRARFRADQIEGTKCPECGGELTEPRDFGLMFRTMMGAVEDEAAEVYLRPETCQSIFVNFRNIVTASRQSLPFGIAQIGKAFRNEITARNFVFRSREFEQMEMEYFCRPADADRFFEYWKGERMAWYLSLGLSRDSLRFRDHAKEELAHYARACTDIEFAFPFAPGGFGELEGIANRSDYDLSAHMKASGQDLWFIDQVANEKVVPWVVETSGGVGRTILAVLLDAYHEDVVDGRERVTLRLSPALAPVKAAVLPLSRALEGKAAGVADMLRPHLPVSFDVTGSIGKRYRRMDEIGTPFCVTYDFESENDGAVTIRERDTLEQVRVGVDNLADLLLDCLGKGWGPAIGKAGLSAAGRASE, encoded by the coding sequence ATGGCGCCGTCTGACGACCTGATGAAGAAGATGGTTTCCCTCTGCAAGAGGCTCGGTTTCGTGTTCCAGTCCGGCGAGATCTACGGCGGGCTCCAGTCGGCCTGGGACTACGGCCCGCTGGGTGTAGAGCTCAAGAAGAACATCGAGTCGAGCTGGTGGGAATCCATGGTCAGGCGCCGCGCCGACGTGGTCGGAGTCGACACCGCCATCATCACGCATCCCGACGTATGGAGGGCATCCGGCCACGTCGAGAACTTCCACGATCCCCTCGTGGACTGCAGGAAGTGCAGGGCGAGGTTCAGGGCCGACCAGATCGAGGGCACGAAGTGCCCGGAGTGCGGCGGCGAACTCACCGAGCCCAGGGATTTCGGCCTGATGTTCCGCACGATGATGGGCGCGGTCGAGGATGAGGCCGCCGAGGTCTATCTACGCCCGGAGACCTGCCAGTCGATCTTCGTGAACTTCAGGAACATCGTCACGGCGTCGAGGCAGAGCCTGCCGTTCGGCATAGCCCAGATCGGCAAGGCCTTCAGGAACGAGATCACAGCCAGGAACTTCGTCTTCAGGTCCCGGGAATTCGAGCAGATGGAGATGGAGTACTTCTGCAGGCCCGCTGACGCCGACAGGTTCTTCGAGTACTGGAAGGGCGAGAGGATGGCGTGGTACCTGTCCCTCGGCCTCTCGAGGGACAGCCTCCGGTTCCGCGACCATGCGAAGGAGGAGCTGGCCCACTATGCCAGGGCCTGCACCGACATCGAGTTCGCATTCCCGTTCGCCCCCGGGGGGTTCGGAGAGCTCGAGGGCATCGCCAACAGGTCCGACTACGACCTCTCGGCCCACATGAAGGCCAGCGGGCAGGATCTCTGGTTCATCGACCAGGTCGCGAACGAGAAGGTGGTCCCATGGGTCGTGGAGACCTCCGGTGGCGTGGGGCGCACCATCCTCGCAGTGCTGCTGGACGCCTACCACGAGGACGTGGTGGACGGCCGCGAGCGCGTGACGCTCAGGCTGTCGCCGGCCCTCGCGCCGGTGAAGGCGGCGGTGCTGCCGCTCTCCCGCGCCCTCGAGGGGAAGGCGGCCGGGGTGGCGGACATGCTGCGCCCTCATCTGCCCGTGAGTTTCGACGTGACGGGATCGATTGGCAAGCGCTACCGCCGCATGGACGAGATAGGCACGCCCTTCTGCGTCACCTACGATTTCGAATCGGAGAACGACGGAGCCGTCACGATCCGGGAGCGGGACACGCTCGAGCAGGTCAGGGTCGGGGTGGACAACCTCGCCGACCTCCTCCTCGACTGCCTCGGGAAGGGCTGGGGGCCGGCCATCGGGAAGGCCGGGCTCTCGGCCGCCGGGAGGGCCTCGGAGTGA
- a CDS encoding valine--tRNA ligase — MSKELSKRYVASEAEPRWQRQWRESGIYRFDPDSGKPLFTIDTPPPTVSGMIHMGHVFSYVQAEVIARYRRMAGDGVFYPFCFDDNGLPSERFTEKTRKVRAHEMPRSEFVKLCLEVTSGAEEGFRELWTRLGFSCDWDEMYTTISPRVRGLSQRSFLDLHSKGRIYRKSMPTLWCPECRTAVAQAETEDRELDSVFHDLVFGLAGGGTIPIATTRPELLPACSAVFRNPEDGRWAHLEGRNAIVPLSGREVPVLADGRVSIEKGSGLVMCCTFGDTTDIAWWEEYGLGLRMALERNGRMNELAGPYRGLNVKEARARIVEDLTAGGLLTGSKPLVHAVNVHERCGTALEYLVTPQWFIRILDIRDELLERGRQVQWHPEMFRVRYDHWVENLRWDWCISRQRYYGVPFPVWYCGSCGEPVFARAEDLPVDPLEDSPSGPCPHCGSAEFTPEADVMDTWATSSLTPLINAKWGEPGDRSGMIPMSLRPQAHDIIRTWAFYTIVKAHLHMDTIPWRHVMISGHALNPNREKMSKSKGNVAGDPLAALEKYSADELRYWACSSRLGTDVMFSEEVLGLGRKLVTKLWNAARFTAGHLEGFDPSTRVELRPFDRWILSRASKAVADSTSGMEEFEYSVCMREAESFFWNAFCDNYLEIVKGRLFGSDPQAADAARKALYDCLHTVLRLFAPILVHITEELYQGIFREHEGHASIHTAPWPVQGVVDSDALRAGDLCLGVIEAARRFKSERNLSMAAPLGRLSVTSSGEDIALMRGFEEDLGNVTRASSIVWVEGASGVSVDIEEGGEGS, encoded by the coding sequence GTGAGCAAGGAACTGTCCAAGCGCTACGTCGCGTCCGAGGCCGAGCCCCGCTGGCAGAGGCAGTGGCGCGAATCCGGCATCTACAGGTTCGATCCCGACTCGGGGAAGCCCCTGTTCACCATCGACACGCCGCCTCCGACCGTCTCGGGCATGATCCACATGGGGCACGTCTTCAGCTACGTGCAGGCCGAGGTCATAGCCAGGTACAGGAGGATGGCCGGCGACGGGGTCTTCTACCCGTTCTGCTTCGACGACAACGGGCTGCCCAGCGAGAGGTTCACGGAGAAGACGAGGAAGGTCCGCGCGCACGAGATGCCCAGGAGCGAGTTCGTGAAGCTCTGCCTCGAGGTGACGTCCGGCGCCGAGGAGGGCTTCCGCGAGCTCTGGACGAGGCTCGGCTTCTCGTGCGACTGGGACGAGATGTACACCACTATCAGCCCCCGGGTGAGGGGCCTGAGCCAGAGGTCGTTCCTCGACCTCCACTCGAAGGGCAGGATCTACCGGAAGAGCATGCCGACGCTCTGGTGCCCGGAGTGCAGGACCGCCGTCGCCCAGGCCGAGACCGAGGACCGCGAGCTCGACTCCGTCTTCCACGACCTGGTGTTCGGGCTGGCCGGCGGGGGAACCATCCCCATAGCGACGACGAGGCCCGAACTGCTGCCAGCCTGCTCTGCGGTGTTCCGCAACCCGGAGGACGGGCGCTGGGCCCACCTCGAAGGCAGGAACGCGATCGTCCCGCTGTCCGGGCGCGAGGTCCCGGTGCTCGCGGACGGAAGGGTGTCCATCGAGAAGGGCAGCGGCCTCGTGATGTGCTGCACCTTCGGGGACACGACCGACATCGCCTGGTGGGAGGAATACGGGCTCGGACTGCGCATGGCCCTCGAGCGGAACGGCCGTATGAACGAGCTCGCCGGGCCGTATCGGGGACTGAACGTGAAGGAGGCCCGCGCCAGGATCGTCGAGGACCTGACCGCGGGCGGGCTCCTGACCGGCTCTAAGCCCCTGGTCCACGCGGTCAACGTCCACGAGAGATGCGGCACCGCCCTGGAGTACCTCGTCACCCCGCAGTGGTTCATCCGCATCCTGGACATCAGGGACGAGCTGCTCGAGCGCGGCAGGCAGGTGCAGTGGCATCCCGAGATGTTCCGGGTCAGGTACGACCACTGGGTCGAGAACCTCAGGTGGGACTGGTGCATCAGCCGCCAGCGCTACTACGGGGTCCCGTTCCCGGTCTGGTACTGCGGTTCCTGCGGGGAGCCGGTGTTCGCCCGGGCGGAGGACCTCCCGGTGGACCCGCTCGAGGATTCGCCCTCCGGCCCGTGCCCGCACTGCGGATCGGCGGAGTTCACCCCCGAGGCCGACGTGATGGACACCTGGGCAACCAGCTCGCTCACGCCCCTCATCAATGCGAAATGGGGTGAGCCCGGCGACAGGTCGGGCATGATCCCGATGAGCCTGAGGCCCCAGGCGCACGACATCATAAGGACCTGGGCCTTCTACACGATCGTGAAGGCGCATCTCCACATGGACACGATCCCGTGGCGGCACGTGATGATCAGCGGCCATGCCCTGAACCCGAACCGCGAGAAGATGTCCAAGAGCAAGGGCAACGTCGCGGGCGACCCCCTGGCCGCACTCGAGAAGTACTCGGCCGACGAGCTGCGTTACTGGGCATGCTCGAGCCGGCTGGGCACCGACGTGATGTTCAGCGAGGAGGTCCTGGGCCTGGGGCGGAAGCTCGTGACGAAGCTATGGAACGCAGCCCGGTTCACCGCCGGGCACCTCGAGGGGTTCGACCCCTCCACCCGCGTCGAGCTGCGCCCCTTCGACAGGTGGATCCTCTCCCGGGCATCGAAGGCTGTCGCCGATTCCACCTCGGGCATGGAGGAGTTCGAGTACTCCGTCTGCATGAGGGAGGCCGAGTCCTTCTTCTGGAACGCCTTCTGCGACAACTACCTCGAGATAGTGAAGGGGCGCCTGTTCGGCTCCGATCCGCAAGCCGCCGACGCCGCCAGGAAAGCGCTCTACGACTGCCTCCATACCGTCCTCCGCCTCTTCGCGCCCATCCTTGTCCACATTACCGAGGAGCTCTACCAGGGGATCTTCAGGGAGCACGAGGGCCATGCCAGCATCCACACCGCCCCGTGGCCCGTTCAGGGGGTGGTCGATTCCGATGCCCTCCGCGCCGGTGACCTCTGCCTCGGAGTGATCGAGGCCGCCAGGAGGTTCAAGAGCGAGCGCAACCTCAGCATGGCCGCCCCCCTCGGCAGGCTGTCGGTCACCTCCTCCGGGGAGGACATCGCGCTGATGCGGGGCTTCGAGGAGGATCTCGGGAACGTCACCAGGGCGTCGTCGATCGTCTGGGTCGAAGGCGCATCCGGTGTCTCGGTGGACATCGAGGAAGGAGGGGAGGGTTCGTGA